Proteins found in one Oncorhynchus mykiss isolate Arlee chromosome 3, USDA_OmykA_1.1, whole genome shotgun sequence genomic segment:
- the LOC110518590 gene encoding potassium channel subfamily K member 5 isoform X2 codes for MVNGAVPPIDSRVVSDAAGQGVTITGENTYNNWDWTNSVVFAATIVTTIGYGNVAPKTAGGRIFCILYGLCGIPLCLTWISELGSFFGDRAKRLGQVLVLKGLSVKKVQLICTAIFLLWGLLVHLVIPPFVFMSLEGWSYLEGFYFSFITLTTVGFGDYVAGINPNIDYPRLYRVFAEVWIYMGLAWLSLFFSWNVHMVVSAHKVLKKRRQKHRMDHLDHRWQLEKDDIRSPRRLPTAVDIFNFLSEKHEDYSTAIRQIGAAAKPKPKMEFKELSRSKSCSDILGTNIQTLEHSPRRLRRHLSISHNILLSSFGMGEEGQRLIEDDPVFMKDPGFEENCLDRDTRAKAVYVSNSKENLNPADLGPNINKEENVQNQDGGENRFTVSKVVEGDSGEENDEKG; via the exons ATGGTGAATGGGGCGGTCCCTCCCATTGACTCCAGA GTGGTGTCAGACGCTGCTGGACAAGGTGTGACCATCACTGGAGAGAATACCTACAACAACTGGGACTGGACCAATTCAGTTGTCTTTGCTGCCACTATTGTCACTACCATAG GTTATGGTAATGTTGCCCCAAAGACGGCTGGCGGCCGTATATTCTGCATCCTGTATGGCCTGTGTGGGATCCCTCTCTGCCTCACCTGGATTAGTGAGCTGGGCTCGTTCTTCGGAGACAGAGCCAAGCGCCTGGGACAGGTCCTGGTACTCAAAGGCCTTAGTGTG AAAAAGGTCCAGTTGATCTGCACGGCCATCTTCCTCCTGTGGGGTCTGCTGGTACACCTGGTGATCCCCCCGTTTGTGTTCATGTCCCTGGAGGGATGGTCGTACCTGGAGGGCTTCTACTTCTCCTTCATCACCCTCACCACTGTCGGCTTCGGGGACTACGTCGCAG GTATCAAtccaaacatagactacccaagGCTGTACCGGGTGTTTGCAGAGGTGTGGATCTACATGGGTCTGGCCTGGCTGTCTCTTTTCTTCAGCTGGAACGTCCACATGGTGGTGTCGGCTCACAAGGTCCTGAAGAAGAGAAGGCAGAAACACAGGATGGACCACCTGGACCATCGATGGCAGCTTGAGAAGGACGACATCCGCAGCCCTCGCCGCCTCCCCACCGCCGTCGACATCTTCAACTTCCTGTCTGAGAAGCATGAGGACTACAGCACCGCCATCAGGCAGATTGGCGCTGCCGCGAAGCCGAAGCCGAAGATGGAATTCAAGGAGTTGAGTCGTTCAAAGAGCTGTAGTGACATCCTGGGGACGAATATCCAAACCCTGGAGCATTCCCCACGCCGCCTGAGGCGCCACCTCAGCATCAGTCACAATATATTACTAAGCAGCtttgggatgggagaggaggggcagaggCTTATCGAGGATGACCCTGTCTTTATGAAAGACCCTGGGTTTGAGGAGAACTGTCTGGATAGGGACACTAGAGCGAAGGCTGTTTATGTGTCCAACTCAAAAGAGAACCTAAACCCCGCCGATCTAGGTCCTAACATCAACAAAGAGGAGAATGTTCAGAATCAAGATGGTGGAGAGAATAGGTTTACTGTATCAAAGGTAGTGGAGGGGGATTCGGGAGAGGAGAATGATGAGAAAGGCTGA
- the LOC110518590 gene encoding potassium channel subfamily K member 5 isoform X1, with protein sequence MSDKGPVLTSGIIFYLSIGAAIFQILEEPNWKLAKSEYSRQKENILKTYPCLTKEDLNYILGVVSDAAGQGVTITGENTYNNWDWTNSVVFAATIVTTIGYGNVAPKTAGGRIFCILYGLCGIPLCLTWISELGSFFGDRAKRLGQVLVLKGLSVKKVQLICTAIFLLWGLLVHLVIPPFVFMSLEGWSYLEGFYFSFITLTTVGFGDYVAGINPNIDYPRLYRVFAEVWIYMGLAWLSLFFSWNVHMVVSAHKVLKKRRQKHRMDHLDHRWQLEKDDIRSPRRLPTAVDIFNFLSEKHEDYSTAIRQIGAAAKPKPKMEFKELSRSKSCSDILGTNIQTLEHSPRRLRRHLSISHNILLSSFGMGEEGQRLIEDDPVFMKDPGFEENCLDRDTRAKAVYVSNSKENLNPADLGPNINKEENVQNQDGGENRFTVSKVVEGDSGEENDEKG encoded by the exons ATGTCTGATAAGGGTCCTGTATTAACGTCAGGTATCATTTTTTACCTATCGATCGGGGCAGCAATATTTCAAATACTTGAAGAACCCAATTGGAAATTGGCCAAATCCGAATATTCCCGTCAGAAGGAAAACATTCTTAAAACATATCCGTGCTTGACTAAAGAAGATCTGAACTATATTTTGGGG GTGGTGTCAGACGCTGCTGGACAAGGTGTGACCATCACTGGAGAGAATACCTACAACAACTGGGACTGGACCAATTCAGTTGTCTTTGCTGCCACTATTGTCACTACCATAG GTTATGGTAATGTTGCCCCAAAGACGGCTGGCGGCCGTATATTCTGCATCCTGTATGGCCTGTGTGGGATCCCTCTCTGCCTCACCTGGATTAGTGAGCTGGGCTCGTTCTTCGGAGACAGAGCCAAGCGCCTGGGACAGGTCCTGGTACTCAAAGGCCTTAGTGTG AAAAAGGTCCAGTTGATCTGCACGGCCATCTTCCTCCTGTGGGGTCTGCTGGTACACCTGGTGATCCCCCCGTTTGTGTTCATGTCCCTGGAGGGATGGTCGTACCTGGAGGGCTTCTACTTCTCCTTCATCACCCTCACCACTGTCGGCTTCGGGGACTACGTCGCAG GTATCAAtccaaacatagactacccaagGCTGTACCGGGTGTTTGCAGAGGTGTGGATCTACATGGGTCTGGCCTGGCTGTCTCTTTTCTTCAGCTGGAACGTCCACATGGTGGTGTCGGCTCACAAGGTCCTGAAGAAGAGAAGGCAGAAACACAGGATGGACCACCTGGACCATCGATGGCAGCTTGAGAAGGACGACATCCGCAGCCCTCGCCGCCTCCCCACCGCCGTCGACATCTTCAACTTCCTGTCTGAGAAGCATGAGGACTACAGCACCGCCATCAGGCAGATTGGCGCTGCCGCGAAGCCGAAGCCGAAGATGGAATTCAAGGAGTTGAGTCGTTCAAAGAGCTGTAGTGACATCCTGGGGACGAATATCCAAACCCTGGAGCATTCCCCACGCCGCCTGAGGCGCCACCTCAGCATCAGTCACAATATATTACTAAGCAGCtttgggatgggagaggaggggcagaggCTTATCGAGGATGACCCTGTCTTTATGAAAGACCCTGGGTTTGAGGAGAACTGTCTGGATAGGGACACTAGAGCGAAGGCTGTTTATGTGTCCAACTCAAAAGAGAACCTAAACCCCGCCGATCTAGGTCCTAACATCAACAAAGAGGAGAATGTTCAGAATCAAGATGGTGGAGAGAATAGGTTTACTGTATCAAAGGTAGTGGAGGGGGATTCGGGAGAGGAGAATGATGAGAAAGGCTGA